The DNA segment AGTAGGCAAAAACAAGATCAAACGTGGTTCAGCTTTTAGAAGCCACATCTTGACTAAAAAGTCTGCTAATCGCAAAAGAGATCTTCGCCAACCACAATACGTGGATAGCACAAACGTCTCAGCAGTAAAGAAAATGCTCGGTATATAACCGAGGTAGCTTAAGTTTTTGACGCAAAGTCATTCAAAACTCCCCTAAAATAGGGAAAGATCCGCTTAGCGGACGCCAATTTGTGAAAGGATAAATATGGCAAGAGTAAAAACGGGCGTAGTTAGAAGAAGACGCCATAAAAAGGTTTTAAAACTTGCACGTGGTTTTTATAGTGCAAGACATAAACATTTTAGAAAAGCAAAAGAACAGCTTGAAAGAAGCTTGGTCTATGCATACCGCGACAGACGCCAGAAAAAACGCGATTTCCGCCGTTTATGGATAGTTCGTATAAATGCGGCTTGCAGACTAAATGACATAAGCTACTCACGCTTTATCGCTGGTCTTAAAAAGGCTGGTATTGAGCTTGATAGAAAAATTTTAGCTGACTTAGCTATGAATGACGCGAATGCATTTGCGGCACTTGCAAAATCTGCAAAAGACTCTTTAAAATAATCTTAGCCCCATTTTTGGGGCTACTTTGCTTCGTTATTCTGTTTAGTATCAACCGAATTTAAAGCCGAGTAACCCACTATAAAAACACTTGCAATCATCAAAATCGCCACAAAAACACCCATAACGCATCCTTTACTTTTTTAAATCTCTAATCTCTTTTAAAATTTTCTTTGACTTTAAGTTACCAAGTATAATCAAAACCAACAAGCCAATCGCACATATACAGACACTAAAAAATTCTAATGGGTCAGTGTAAGTTTTATAGTTTGTAAAAATCCAACTGATAATACCCGCAAGTTTTGGTATTTTTTATCTTTTTATTTTTTTGATTATAACACAAAAGCCCACCAAAAGGTAGGCTAGAAAGTATTAATTTTTTAACTGAAGAAGTGTGTTTAGCATCTCATCACTTGTCGTGATAGTTTTTGAGTTTGCTTGGAAACCACGCTGGACGATGATGAGTTGGGTTAAT comes from the Campylobacter mucosalis genome and includes:
- the rpmI gene encoding 50S ribosomal protein L35; its protein translation is MPKMKTVRGAAKRFKVGKNKIKRGSAFRSHILTKKSANRKRDLRQPQYVDSTNVSAVKKMLGI
- the rplT gene encoding 50S ribosomal protein L20, translating into MARVKTGVVRRRRHKKVLKLARGFYSARHKHFRKAKEQLERSLVYAYRDRRQKKRDFRRLWIVRINAACRLNDISYSRFIAGLKKAGIELDRKILADLAMNDANAFAALAKSAKDSLK